One region of Myxococcus xanthus genomic DNA includes:
- the asd gene encoding aspartate-semialdehyde dehydrogenase — MARLRAALIGATGLAGQQFIAALKNHPSIELTGLAASPRSAGKTYAEALKTASGMTAWFVPEPLPAELAGMKVVAGDALEAKDYDLVFSAVEADVARELEPRLAKDIPVFSAASAFRYEDDVPLLIPPVNAAHAPLIREQQRRRGWKGFIVPIPNCTTTGLAVTLAPLVERFGVKAVLMTSLQAMSGAGRSPGVIGMDILDNVIPYIPKEEHKVEVETKKILGALRPAGDGLTPHDVRVSCTCTRVAVMEGHTESVFVSLDKKATVAEVTQALREWKGAELARNLPSAAPRWIEVLDDPFRPQPRLDRDTHGGMATTVGRIREDGVLENGFKYVLVSHNTKMGAARGAILVAELLLAQGLVG, encoded by the coding sequence ATGGCCAGGCTTCGTGCGGCCCTCATCGGTGCCACTGGACTCGCCGGACAGCAATTCATCGCCGCCCTGAAGAATCACCCCTCCATCGAACTGACGGGGCTCGCGGCCTCGCCTCGCTCGGCGGGCAAGACGTATGCGGAGGCGCTGAAAACGGCGAGTGGCATGACGGCCTGGTTCGTCCCGGAGCCGCTGCCCGCCGAGCTCGCCGGCATGAAGGTGGTGGCCGGTGACGCGCTCGAGGCCAAGGATTACGACCTGGTCTTCTCCGCCGTGGAGGCGGACGTGGCACGCGAGCTGGAGCCTCGGCTGGCGAAGGACATCCCCGTCTTTTCCGCCGCCAGCGCGTTCCGATACGAAGACGACGTCCCGTTGCTGATTCCCCCCGTCAACGCCGCGCACGCGCCCCTCATCCGGGAGCAGCAGCGCCGGCGTGGCTGGAAGGGCTTCATCGTCCCCATCCCCAACTGCACGACCACCGGCCTGGCGGTGACGCTGGCGCCGCTGGTGGAGCGCTTCGGGGTGAAGGCGGTGCTGATGACCAGCCTCCAGGCCATGTCCGGCGCCGGCCGCTCGCCGGGCGTCATCGGCATGGACATCCTCGACAACGTCATCCCCTATATTCCCAAGGAGGAGCACAAGGTCGAGGTGGAGACGAAGAAGATTCTCGGCGCGCTGCGTCCAGCGGGTGACGGCCTCACGCCGCATGACGTTCGGGTGTCCTGCACCTGCACCCGCGTGGCGGTGATGGAGGGCCACACCGAGTCCGTCTTCGTCTCATTGGACAAGAAGGCGACTGTGGCCGAAGTGACCCAGGCCCTGCGGGAGTGGAAGGGTGCCGAGCTGGCTCGGAACCTGCCGTCCGCCGCACCGCGCTGGATTGAAGTGCTGGACGATCCTTTCCGACCCCAGCCCCGTTTGGACCGGGACACGCATGGCGGTATGGCCACCACCGTCGGACGCATCCGCGAGGATGGCGTCCTGGAGAACGGCTTCAAGTACGTGCTGGTGTCGCACAACACCAAGATGGGAGCCGCGCGAGGCGCCATCCTCGTGGCCGAGCTGCTGTTGGCCCAGGGCTTGGTGGGCTGA
- a CDS encoding rhodanese-like domain-containing protein, which translates to MEPIIVCAELYMRLGDDEVLVLDCRDAADWERYDLHIPGALRMTSAEIARDHHMLPDDELIVLCGCSPDGRDARRVCRLLRMKGREAVCLDGGLLAWVTGGFPTERHTRAPVAAIPR; encoded by the coding sequence GTGGAGCCCATCATCGTCTGTGCCGAGCTTTACATGCGTCTGGGGGACGACGAAGTGCTCGTCCTCGACTGTCGCGACGCTGCCGATTGGGAGCGTTACGACCTGCACATCCCAGGCGCCTTGCGGATGACGTCCGCGGAAATCGCCCGCGACCACCACATGCTCCCGGATGACGAACTCATCGTCTTGTGTGGCTGCTCGCCGGACGGAAGGGACGCGCGCCGTGTCTGCCGGTTGCTCCGGATGAAGGGCCGCGAGGCCGTCTGTCTCGACGGCGGACTGCTCGCGTGGGTCACAGGTGGCTTCCCCACGGAGCGGCACACCCGGGCGCCCGTCGCCGCGATTCCCCGCTGA
- a CDS encoding acyl-CoA dehydrogenase family protein, translating into MLHGQGLYLEEHDAFRRTVRAVVEKEILPFVKEWEAREAFPRELFTRFGELGFLGLKYPVEYGGSAAGELYEAVLLEELGRCGSGGVSAGLGAQFTISTGPIHQFGTDAQKLRWLAPAIRGEKIGALGITEPDAGSDVAGLRTTARREGDSYVLNGSKTYITNGVRADFVVLAVKTDPSAGHKGLSMVVVEKGTPGFSVGRKLDKLGWRASDTAELFFEDCRVPAENLLGVEGQGFAQIMGNFQWERLSLALGAVGAMEDMLETVLAQVKSRRAFGQSLHQFQVVRHKLAELFTARESARQLTYHALRLHVAGEWAVAQTSMAKKVATETCCRVADECLQLHGGAGYMMEYDIQRHWRDARLGPIGGGTSEVMNEIIAKQLGL; encoded by the coding sequence ATGCTTCACGGCCAAGGGCTGTACCTGGAAGAGCATGACGCGTTTCGTCGCACCGTACGTGCGGTGGTGGAGAAGGAGATTCTCCCCTTCGTGAAGGAGTGGGAGGCCCGGGAGGCGTTCCCCCGGGAGCTCTTCACCCGCTTTGGCGAGCTGGGCTTCCTCGGCCTGAAGTATCCGGTGGAGTACGGGGGCTCGGCGGCGGGGGAGCTGTATGAGGCGGTGTTGCTGGAGGAGCTGGGGCGCTGTGGCTCGGGCGGTGTGTCCGCGGGGCTGGGGGCCCAGTTCACCATCTCCACGGGGCCCATCCATCAGTTCGGCACGGACGCGCAGAAGCTCCGCTGGCTGGCCCCCGCCATCCGGGGCGAGAAGATTGGCGCGCTGGGCATCACCGAACCGGACGCGGGCTCGGACGTGGCGGGGCTGCGCACCACCGCTCGGCGCGAGGGCGACAGCTACGTCCTCAACGGCTCCAAGACGTACATCACCAACGGTGTGCGCGCGGACTTCGTGGTGCTGGCGGTGAAGACGGATCCGTCCGCGGGTCACAAGGGCCTGTCCATGGTGGTGGTGGAGAAGGGCACGCCAGGCTTCTCCGTGGGACGCAAGCTGGACAAGCTCGGCTGGCGCGCCTCAGACACCGCGGAGCTGTTCTTCGAGGACTGCCGCGTGCCCGCGGAGAACCTGCTCGGCGTGGAAGGGCAGGGCTTCGCGCAGATCATGGGCAACTTCCAGTGGGAGCGCCTGTCGCTCGCGCTGGGGGCGGTGGGGGCCATGGAGGACATGCTGGAGACGGTGCTGGCGCAGGTGAAGTCACGGCGTGCCTTCGGCCAGTCGCTCCACCAGTTCCAGGTGGTGCGCCACAAGCTGGCGGAGCTCTTCACCGCGCGCGAGTCGGCGCGCCAGCTCACCTACCACGCGCTGCGCCTGCACGTGGCCGGTGAGTGGGCGGTGGCGCAGACGTCCATGGCGAAGAAGGTGGCCACCGAGACGTGCTGCCGCGTGGCGGATGAGTGTCTCCAACTCCATGGCGGCGCGGGCTACATGATGGAGTACGACATCCAGCGCCACTGGCGTGACGCACGGCTGGGGCCCATCGGCGGTGGCACCAGCGAGGTGATGAACGAAATCATCGCCAAGCAGCTCGGACTGTAG
- a CDS encoding right-handed parallel beta-helix repeat-containing protein — MPLLMKIRHGNCLKLMFLAASLLLLSSVACSGSDSGGTPEPVQRLTPRPVPTPAPGPAESPTPTQTFATRPPVGVQAVAGTPVAALPDHTDHVNIEDPSPQPAVNATAMAVAAEAPVYTREWVVSTSGNDAGDGSAAQPLRTLNKAIGVASPGELIRVLPGTYAERVIIGDNAKPGTADAKITLQGEGSPRIVLGPGEHGLMQVRQPHWIIDGFEIDMEGQTPFAVTFEGDVTGSMLVNSDLHGGTGGGAVTTFNNATGAIIENNHIYDFVKTTDNEDSHGVVVQPTSRDVTVRNNDIHDNSGDSVQCLGPEGFSNLPPAENLLVENNHFYGNRENAVDIKTCYGVTIRNNRMHRFLPTSTARGDVVVIHYSASNVLVEDNEIYDGAKGIAVGGTREGAVPTGVVIRRNRVYDMTEAGGGEGTGIRLENSAGTTVVNNTVTRAVTALIIGHGTGGPTQSPVVQNNIFADAPIAVNMGPMAPGMKMGNNLFPAGAQFKKDGKPVDLTAYQSTSGDTTSRLGSADLGAAFAPGPMALDSGVDIGIPFCGGGPDIGAVELGC, encoded by the coding sequence TTGCCCCTGCTCATGAAAATCCGCCACGGCAACTGCCTGAAGCTGATGTTCCTGGCTGCGAGCCTGCTCCTGCTGAGCTCGGTGGCCTGCTCGGGCTCCGACAGTGGAGGGACGCCTGAGCCCGTTCAGAGGCTGACCCCTCGCCCCGTGCCCACACCCGCGCCTGGGCCGGCGGAGTCGCCCACGCCCACTCAAACCTTCGCCACGCGTCCGCCCGTCGGCGTGCAGGCGGTGGCGGGGACTCCGGTGGCCGCGCTGCCGGACCACACGGACCACGTGAACATCGAGGACCCTTCGCCCCAACCGGCCGTCAACGCCACGGCGATGGCCGTCGCCGCCGAGGCGCCCGTCTATACCCGTGAGTGGGTGGTGAGCACGTCGGGCAACGACGCCGGGGACGGCAGCGCCGCGCAGCCGCTGCGCACGCTCAACAAGGCCATCGGCGTGGCCAGCCCGGGTGAGCTCATCCGAGTCCTGCCCGGCACCTACGCGGAGCGCGTCATCATCGGTGACAACGCGAAGCCGGGCACGGCCGACGCGAAAATCACGCTCCAGGGCGAGGGCAGCCCGCGCATCGTCCTGGGCCCCGGCGAGCACGGGCTGATGCAGGTGCGCCAGCCGCATTGGATCATCGACGGCTTCGAAATCGATATGGAGGGCCAGACGCCCTTCGCCGTCACATTCGAGGGCGACGTGACGGGCTCCATGCTCGTCAACTCGGACCTGCACGGTGGTACGGGCGGCGGCGCGGTGACGACGTTCAACAACGCCACCGGGGCCATCATCGAGAACAACCACATCTACGACTTCGTGAAGACCACCGACAACGAGGACTCGCACGGTGTCGTGGTGCAGCCCACGTCGCGCGACGTCACCGTGCGCAACAACGACATCCACGACAACTCGGGTGACTCCGTGCAGTGCCTGGGGCCCGAGGGCTTCAGCAACCTGCCGCCCGCGGAGAACCTGCTGGTGGAGAACAACCACTTCTACGGCAACCGCGAGAACGCCGTGGACATCAAGACGTGCTACGGGGTGACCATCCGCAACAACCGGATGCACCGCTTCCTCCCGACCTCCACGGCGCGGGGTGATGTCGTCGTCATCCACTACTCCGCGAGCAACGTGCTGGTGGAGGACAACGAAATCTACGACGGCGCGAAGGGCATCGCGGTGGGCGGCACCCGTGAAGGCGCCGTGCCCACCGGCGTCGTCATCCGCCGCAATCGCGTGTACGACATGACCGAGGCCGGAGGCGGGGAGGGCACGGGCATCCGCCTGGAGAACTCGGCGGGCACCACAGTGGTGAACAACACCGTCACCCGCGCGGTCACGGCGCTCATCATCGGCCATGGCACCGGTGGCCCCACCCAGTCCCCGGTGGTGCAGAACAACATCTTCGCGGACGCCCCCATCGCGGTGAACATGGGGCCGATGGCCCCGGGGATGAAGATGGGCAACAACCTCTTCCCAGCAGGCGCCCAGTTCAAGAAGGACGGCAAGCCCGTGGACCTCACGGCCTACCAGTCCACCTCGGGGGACACCACCTCACGCCTCGGCTCGGCAGACCTCGGGGCGGCGTTCGCGCCGGGGCCCATGGCGCTGGACTCGGGCGTCGACATCGGCATCCCGTTCTGCGGCGGGGGGCCGGACATCGGCGCGGTGGAGCTGGGCTGCTGA
- a CDS encoding SpoIID/LytB domain-containing protein yields MTAWRCDCTVSPPVRHAVTQLLAAVLLSACVASKPAADSPRASATGPAVVSSSEATSNPQDSEAGATGTDASAPGPETLGTPGASSGATDSAPVTAPDGHEAPSMGTEPPPPEDPLAQGIPTPGDLKRLDFRGGEPRVPVRLMEGRNEVTFSPRGRMRLRFGGPDEKMLDAAAGTRWTVRVTQGSPAVLSARVQLAEFRMADRAGLQAALESWREKGLAVRAQVLGSVYGIAGKVIDNRRTLLLVDEVLTPEAAGHKQAELLRSHGVQTTLFEEVRTPSKAILEVRDEAGVVVGLAQDRLDAETPDGAGFDVRQVEYGVGYDFHGFEDRTFRGALQLVVDRSGRLAVVNVVPLEDLLKGLVPAEIFARAHSEALKAQAVTARGEVLAKVGIKHLADPYLLCSEQHCAVYRGRTGEAASTTAAVEATRGEGLFSEDGRLVDSVYSAVCGGHTEDNDVVWGGPPDPSLRGRPDVIGPVGAHPLPASLERWLTTANLPAACRLSSFAQPSKFRWEKRFTAEQVDTRLKRLGVGRVQALALTDRGVSGRAAVLTVSGDKGATQVRGELNIRRLFGMLNSSMAVVEAERDAGGRLTGWLFRGGGWGHGVGMCQTGAIGRAEAGQRYQDILRHYFNGAEVAPIY; encoded by the coding sequence GTGACAGCCTGGAGGTGCGACTGTACGGTGTCGCCCCCCGTGCGCCACGCCGTCACACAGCTCCTCGCCGCCGTCCTGCTCTCCGCCTGCGTGGCCTCGAAACCCGCGGCTGACAGTCCCCGTGCATCCGCGACCGGGCCGGCCGTCGTGTCATCTTCCGAGGCCACGTCGAACCCACAGGACAGCGAAGCGGGCGCTACCGGCACGGACGCATCGGCTCCTGGACCGGAAACCTTGGGCACGCCCGGAGCGTCGTCTGGCGCGACCGACAGCGCACCAGTTACCGCGCCCGACGGCCACGAGGCACCGTCAATGGGCACGGAGCCACCGCCGCCAGAGGACCCGCTGGCGCAGGGGATTCCCACGCCGGGAGACCTCAAGCGCCTGGACTTCCGTGGGGGTGAGCCTCGCGTACCCGTGCGCCTGATGGAGGGCCGGAACGAGGTCACCTTCTCTCCGCGCGGCCGGATGCGCCTGCGCTTCGGAGGGCCCGACGAGAAGATGCTCGACGCGGCCGCGGGCACGCGCTGGACGGTCCGGGTGACGCAGGGGAGCCCGGCGGTGCTGTCCGCGCGCGTGCAACTGGCGGAGTTCCGCATGGCCGACCGCGCGGGACTCCAGGCGGCGCTGGAGTCATGGCGTGAGAAGGGGCTCGCGGTCCGAGCCCAGGTCCTGGGCTCCGTCTACGGCATCGCCGGCAAGGTCATCGACAACCGGCGCACCCTGCTGCTGGTGGACGAGGTCCTCACGCCCGAGGCCGCCGGCCACAAGCAGGCAGAGTTGCTGCGCAGCCACGGCGTCCAGACAACGCTCTTTGAAGAAGTGCGCACGCCCTCCAAGGCCATCCTGGAGGTGCGCGACGAGGCGGGCGTCGTCGTGGGATTGGCCCAGGACCGGCTGGACGCGGAGACGCCCGACGGCGCGGGCTTCGACGTGCGCCAGGTCGAATACGGCGTGGGCTACGACTTCCACGGCTTCGAGGACCGCACCTTCCGGGGCGCGCTCCAGCTCGTCGTGGACCGTTCGGGCCGGCTGGCGGTGGTGAACGTCGTTCCCCTGGAGGACCTGCTCAAGGGCCTGGTCCCCGCGGAAATCTTCGCCCGCGCCCACTCGGAGGCGCTCAAGGCCCAGGCCGTCACCGCGCGCGGCGAGGTGCTGGCGAAGGTGGGCATCAAGCACCTGGCGGACCCCTACCTCCTGTGCTCGGAGCAACACTGCGCCGTCTACCGGGGCCGTACCGGTGAGGCCGCCAGCACCACCGCCGCGGTGGAGGCCACCCGGGGCGAGGGCCTCTTCAGTGAGGACGGCCGCCTGGTGGACTCCGTCTACAGCGCCGTCTGCGGCGGCCACACCGAGGACAACGACGTGGTGTGGGGCGGGCCTCCGGACCCCAGCCTGCGTGGCCGCCCGGACGTCATCGGCCCCGTGGGCGCCCATCCCCTGCCCGCCAGCCTGGAGCGCTGGCTGACGACCGCCAACCTCCCGGCGGCCTGCCGGCTGTCCAGCTTCGCGCAGCCCAGCAAGTTCCGGTGGGAGAAGCGCTTCACGGCCGAGCAGGTGGACACCCGCCTGAAGCGGCTGGGCGTGGGGCGCGTCCAGGCCCTGGCGCTGACGGACCGGGGCGTCTCCGGCCGCGCGGCCGTGCTGACAGTGTCCGGCGACAAGGGGGCCACCCAGGTGCGCGGCGAGCTCAACATCCGCCGCCTGTTCGGCATGCTCAACAGCAGCATGGCGGTGGTGGAGGCCGAACGGGACGCCGGGGGCCGGCTCACCGGCTGGCTTTTCCGTGGCGGCGGCTGGGGGCACGGCGTAGGAATGTGCCAGACGGGCGCCATTGGCCGGGCGGAGGCCGGGCAGCGCTACCAGGACATCCTCCGTCACTACTTCAACGGTGCCGAGGTGGCCCCCATCTATTGA
- a CDS encoding energy transducer TonB family protein encodes MSTGSPTNWRRRRRQGSSAGRFAAAIALALLLHAVYVGTLLLTSSFQGDGKARKPVTRPTSVAVRPLTADQWAQNRGKASPQTKSQASERPKAQDKKPEEKKPDETPKGQVVDVAPGNDEVDPNAKYLAESNNRVNKETRAREQTPFYRNAMPQRTAPQNQEGQNTDAQTPPRMAGNNGMGNDDRPVSQGGQKPAFEIPDARKKNEVAMKTDPTSPGPGMTVNNQNESDEVVGNSKRLNIQPGTGGEEAGSTGRAGAPGLASLTPSRAVMDKVLGAAPNDHLQDAEEGDGTLLNTREWKYASFFNRVKQSVGMHWNPNEQLRRRDPTGGIYTGRDRYTLLQITLDERGQVTDIQVEKSSGLDFLDFEAVSSFKRAQPFPNPPPGLLSDDAKVKFQFGFFMEMGGGPKMRLFRQPN; translated from the coding sequence GTGAGCACGGGTTCTCCCACAAATTGGCGCCGCCGGAGGCGGCAGGGGTCGTCCGCGGGGCGTTTCGCCGCGGCGATTGCGCTCGCCCTGCTCCTCCATGCCGTCTACGTGGGAACCCTGCTGCTGACGAGTTCGTTCCAGGGCGACGGGAAGGCACGCAAGCCGGTGACGCGGCCCACCTCCGTGGCCGTACGTCCGCTCACCGCCGACCAATGGGCGCAGAACCGCGGAAAGGCCTCCCCCCAGACGAAGTCCCAGGCGTCCGAGCGTCCCAAGGCCCAGGACAAGAAGCCGGAAGAGAAGAAGCCCGACGAGACGCCCAAGGGGCAGGTGGTGGACGTCGCGCCCGGCAATGACGAGGTGGACCCGAACGCGAAGTACCTCGCGGAGAGCAACAACCGCGTGAACAAGGAGACGCGCGCTCGGGAGCAGACGCCCTTCTACCGGAACGCCATGCCCCAGCGGACGGCTCCGCAGAATCAAGAAGGTCAGAATACGGACGCGCAGACGCCGCCGCGCATGGCCGGCAACAACGGCATGGGCAACGACGACCGGCCCGTGTCCCAGGGTGGCCAGAAGCCCGCCTTCGAGATTCCCGACGCCCGAAAGAAGAACGAGGTGGCGATGAAGACGGACCCGACGTCGCCGGGTCCGGGCATGACGGTGAACAACCAGAACGAGAGCGACGAGGTGGTGGGCAACTCCAAGCGCCTCAACATCCAGCCCGGCACCGGCGGCGAGGAAGCCGGCTCCACGGGCCGCGCGGGCGCTCCGGGGCTGGCGTCGCTGACGCCGTCGCGCGCCGTCATGGACAAGGTCCTGGGCGCCGCGCCCAACGACCACCTGCAGGACGCAGAGGAAGGCGATGGCACCCTCCTCAACACGCGTGAGTGGAAGTACGCCAGCTTCTTCAACCGCGTGAAGCAGAGCGTGGGCATGCACTGGAACCCCAACGAGCAGCTGCGCCGGAGAGACCCCACCGGTGGCATCTACACGGGGAGAGACCGGTACACGCTGCTGCAAATCACGCTCGACGAGCGCGGCCAGGTGACGGACATCCAGGTGGAGAAGAGCAGCGGGCTCGACTTCCTCGACTTCGAGGCAGTGTCGTCCTTCAAACGCGCGCAGCCCTTCCCCAACCCGCCGCCCGGCCTGCTTTCGGACGACGCCAAGGTGAAGTTCCAGTTCGGCTTCTTCATGGAGATGGGCGGCGGCCCGAAGATGCGGCTGTTCCGCCAGCCCAACTGA
- a CDS encoding cation diffusion facilitator family transporter → MEATTLTDRNLAQQERNRKVRRVLLGILVANWVVASAKLIFGMLSQSAAVTADGLHSFIDGGSNVLGLVAMGVASRPADEDHPYGHGKFEALASLGIGAMIGVGMLELGRMALDSVLNDKHPQVTGTMAAVMAFTLVVNMVVTRVERYYGRKYKSSLLLADASHTMSDVYVTLAVLSSLLLVWLGYPRADGLIALAVMVFVAWVAYGIVRQAVGILSDTARLDPDEVKRHTLAVPGVRSCRDVRSRGMEESVYVDLKIEVDPQLTTAQAHEVADRVERTLQGAYPQVVDVVVHVEPDRAALDMPA, encoded by the coding sequence GTGGAAGCAACGACGCTCACCGACAGAAACCTCGCGCAGCAGGAGCGGAACCGGAAGGTCCGCAGAGTGCTGCTGGGCATCCTCGTGGCCAACTGGGTGGTGGCCAGCGCCAAGCTGATCTTCGGAATGCTCAGCCAGTCCGCGGCGGTAACGGCGGACGGGCTGCACTCGTTCATCGACGGCGGCTCCAACGTGCTGGGGCTGGTGGCCATGGGCGTGGCGTCACGCCCGGCGGACGAGGACCACCCCTACGGCCACGGCAAGTTCGAGGCGCTCGCGTCGCTGGGCATTGGCGCGATGATTGGCGTGGGCATGCTGGAGCTGGGGCGCATGGCGCTCGACTCCGTGCTCAACGACAAGCACCCGCAGGTGACGGGTACCATGGCGGCCGTCATGGCCTTCACCCTGGTGGTGAACATGGTGGTGACGCGGGTGGAGCGGTACTACGGGCGCAAGTACAAGAGCTCCCTGCTGCTGGCGGACGCGAGCCACACGATGTCCGACGTCTACGTCACCCTCGCGGTGCTGAGCTCCCTGCTGCTGGTGTGGCTGGGCTACCCGCGCGCGGATGGGCTGATTGCGCTGGCGGTGATGGTGTTCGTGGCCTGGGTGGCCTACGGCATCGTCCGGCAGGCGGTGGGCATCCTCTCCGACACGGCGCGCCTGGACCCCGACGAGGTGAAGCGGCACACGCTGGCAGTGCCGGGCGTGCGGTCCTGCCGCGACGTGCGCAGCCGCGGCATGGAGGAGAGCGTCTACGTGGACCTCAAAATCGAGGTGGACCCGCAGCTCACCACCGCGCAGGCCCATGAGGTAGCGGACCGCGTGGAGCGCACGCTGCAAGGCGCCTATCCGCAGGTGGTGGACGTGGTGGTCCACGTGGAGCCGGACCGGGCCGCACTGGACATGCCCGCGTAA